From Acidihalobacter aeolianus, a single genomic window includes:
- a CDS encoding ArsR/SmtB family transcription factor, translated as MTEREIKDLLYAQVARIGKAVASPKRLELIELLAQAEKSVDQLAAEAEISVKLASAHLKELRQARLVETRREGKRVFYRLADRSVADFWVSIRSLAEAHLLELKNALARMSEQTAELTPINRAQMLELARRGEVVVLDVRPETEFAAGHLPYALSMPLAEVRKRLAELPHDKPIVAYCRGPFCVMAKEAVTLLSREGYRASRLEDGVAEWRAQGLPVEARLCPVFDD; from the coding sequence ATGACTGAGCGTGAAATCAAAGATTTGCTTTATGCACAGGTGGCCCGCATTGGCAAGGCGGTTGCCAGCCCCAAGCGTCTGGAACTAATCGAACTGCTTGCCCAGGCGGAGAAATCCGTCGATCAACTGGCAGCCGAGGCGGAGATTTCTGTCAAGCTGGCCAGCGCGCACCTCAAGGAACTACGCCAGGCCCGTTTGGTCGAGACACGGCGGGAAGGCAAGCGCGTGTTTTATCGTCTCGCTGATCGTAGTGTGGCGGATTTCTGGGTGAGTATCCGATCACTGGCCGAGGCGCATTTACTGGAACTGAAGAATGCGCTCGCCAGGATGTCGGAACAGACGGCAGAACTGACCCCGATCAACCGTGCGCAGATGCTTGAGCTAGCCAGGCGGGGCGAGGTTGTCGTACTGGACGTGCGTCCCGAGACGGAATTCGCTGCAGGTCACCTGCCGTATGCGCTCTCCATGCCACTTGCCGAAGTACGCAAACGCCTGGCGGAACTGCCGCACGACAAGCCCATCGTGGCGTATTGCCGCGGGCCATTCTGCGTGATGGCCAAGGAGGCCGTGACCTTATTAAGCCGGGAAGGTTACCGGGCCTCGCGCCTGGAAGACGGCGTAGCGGAGTGGCGGGCGCAAGGTCTACCGGTCGAGGCAAGGCTGTGCCC
- a CDS encoding bifunctional DedA family/phosphatase PAP2 family protein, translated as MPAIQALHGWIYWIALLAALAETVLVVGLFLPGSTLLLLLGALSASPGGPSFIGILLFAVVGATLGDNVNYWLGRRYGQRWTREGLWLLRREHIEKTHTFFARHGGKSVFLSRFIPSLKEVAPFVAGTAGMSPRWFLLWNLLGALGWGLQWVGAGYVFARSLNLAQQWLSRSAIAIALLALFVLLLWYLRRTMLRHGPAWWAAVVATVQAFAQVLRDNPQIEALRGRHPRLFGLLAARLDRRRFEGLPLTLISAAFIYLALLFSGLVEDVLASDPIVALDHSVAELVAALRTPASITAAVWVSGLGVWPVVLAILLAAGLWLWRSQRRTYLLPLLMSVGGSTAFTFAGKLALHRPRPLDAAVHVASYAFPSGHATVAVSLFGFLAYIGLRELRRWPARVNLFFAWMVLALLIGASRVVLDVHYLSDILGGYLVGGMWLLAASGWTEWLRTRCPLAPARVGTLPVLVGLLLISVVYAVSTVMYPPHPSQPAPVEQVVQTLPQAIEPFLTAHLPREVRTALGTPAQPLSLALLAGNETQLSVQLAASGWRAADGSSVGALWRLWRQGLDDLRASPSPLFWRGELYALAFNHGAKQGKARLTLVLVLWRTPYRTQAGQWLWVGVVRAYDGMHWYPARRLAPSLDAARMRALRTLRNHGCLSNSRSFPWVAPQIGYSLIGDPFFTDGRLILSWLNATCRVPAGP; from the coding sequence ATGCCGGCGATTCAGGCGCTGCACGGCTGGATTTACTGGATCGCGCTACTCGCGGCGCTGGCCGAGACAGTGCTTGTCGTTGGTCTGTTCTTGCCAGGATCGACCCTGTTGCTGTTGTTGGGAGCACTTTCGGCCAGCCCGGGCGGTCCGAGCTTTATCGGTATTCTGCTCTTCGCCGTCGTCGGGGCAACCTTGGGTGATAACGTCAACTACTGGCTGGGACGCCGCTACGGACAACGCTGGACGCGCGAGGGTTTGTGGCTGCTGCGTCGCGAACACATTGAAAAAACACACACATTCTTCGCACGGCATGGCGGCAAGAGCGTGTTTCTGTCGCGTTTCATCCCCAGCCTCAAGGAAGTTGCACCCTTTGTGGCCGGAACGGCCGGCATGTCGCCCCGCTGGTTCTTGCTGTGGAACTTGCTCGGCGCGCTCGGCTGGGGTCTGCAGTGGGTCGGCGCCGGCTATGTGTTCGCCCGTTCCCTCAATCTGGCCCAGCAATGGCTGTCGCGCAGCGCCATCGCCATCGCACTGCTCGCTCTGTTCGTGCTGCTGCTGTGGTATCTACGCCGGACCATGCTGCGCCACGGCCCGGCTTGGTGGGCTGCAGTCGTCGCGACCGTGCAAGCTTTCGCCCAGGTACTGCGCGACAACCCGCAGATCGAGGCCTTGCGCGGCAGGCATCCGCGCCTGTTCGGTCTGCTCGCCGCGCGTCTCGACCGGCGCCGTTTCGAGGGCCTGCCGCTGACCCTGATAAGCGCGGCTTTCATCTATCTGGCATTGTTGTTCAGCGGCTTGGTCGAGGACGTGCTCGCCTCGGATCCGATCGTTGCTCTAGACCACAGCGTCGCCGAACTCGTCGCTGCCCTGCGCACGCCGGCCTCGATCACGGCGGCGGTCTGGGTCAGCGGGCTCGGCGTCTGGCCGGTGGTACTGGCGATTCTGCTGGCGGCCGGACTCTGGTTGTGGCGCTCGCAGCGGCGCACCTATCTGCTGCCATTGCTGATGTCGGTCGGCGGTAGCACGGCCTTCACCTTTGCCGGCAAGCTAGCGCTGCACCGGCCGCGTCCGTTAGACGCCGCCGTGCATGTAGCGAGCTACGCCTTCCCCAGCGGTCATGCCACGGTGGCGGTGAGCCTGTTCGGTTTTCTTGCCTACATCGGTCTGCGCGAGCTGCGCCGCTGGCCGGCGCGGGTTAATCTGTTCTTCGCTTGGATGGTGCTGGCGTTGCTGATCGGCGCGAGCCGCGTGGTGCTGGACGTGCATTACCTGAGCGACATTCTCGGCGGCTATCTGGTCGGCGGCATGTGGCTGCTGGCTGCCAGCGGCTGGACCGAGTGGCTGCGCACGCGTTGCCCACTGGCGCCTGCCCGCGTGGGCACCCTGCCTGTCTTGGTCGGTCTGCTACTGATCAGCGTGGTTTATGCAGTGTCGACAGTGATGTATCCGCCACACCCGTCGCAGCCGGCACCGGTGGAGCAGGTCGTGCAAACCTTGCCGCAAGCCATCGAACCCTTTCTCACCGCCCACCTACCGCGCGAAGTGCGCACGGCACTGGGTACGCCGGCCCAGCCGCTCTCGCTGGCGCTGCTGGCCGGTAACGAAACACAACTGAGCGTCCAGCTTGCGGCAAGTGGGTGGCGAGCGGCCGATGGGTCGAGTGTCGGTGCGCTATGGCGGCTTTGGCGTCAGGGCTTGGACGATCTGCGCGCATCGCCTTCCCCGCTGTTTTGGCGGGGAGAACTTTACGCGCTGGCGTTCAATCATGGGGCAAAGCAGGGCAAGGCTCGGCTGACGCTGGTCCTCGTGCTGTGGCGCACGCCGTATCGCACCCAAGCTGGGCAATGGCTGTGGGTCGGCGTGGTTCGCGCCTATGACGGGATGCACTGGTATCCGGCCCGGCGCCTCGCGCCGAGCCTTGACGCGGCCCGGATGCGCGCGTTGCGGACACTACGCAACCACGGCTGTCTGAGCAACAGCCGGTCATTTCCCTGGGTGGCACCGCAGATCGGATACTCTTTGATCGGCGACCCGTTTTTCACCGATGGTCGATTGATACTGTCATGGCTGAATGCAACATGCCGCGTGCCAGCCGGGCCTTGA
- a CDS encoding phosphatase PAP2 family protein, with the protein MLIGVLGPLYCHPRSFMNDLGHQDLPYLAHNAFPSDHAPFMWSLGFALMALRLLRR; encoded by the coding sequence ATGCTGATCGGAGTCCTCGGCCCGCTGTACTGTCATCCGAGGTCGTTCATGAACGATCTCGGTCATCAAGACCTGCCGTATCTGGCCCATAATGCCTTTCCCAGCGACCACGCACCCTTCATGTGGAGCCTAGGATTCGCGTTGATGGCATTGAGACTTCTGCGTCGCTGA
- a CDS encoding IS1380 family transposase, whose protein sequence is MKRFKIEQSDADIISHSGLALIGQAIKRHTKLSSQLDASIPLRHGIKHSDVIKSYLALLSIGKSDFEAINTIESEFYFMSAMDINDIPCEATLRQRMDKHAEHFLPIVERASRDFLSNIQPTLRPLPTGHIPIDADVTPMDNSGSHKEGVSRTYKGHDGFAPMAVYLGQEGYCIGFDFREGKQHCQKDTPALLAKTLRQAREITTQPLLLRLDGGNDSIENIDVILEHSEDHKTQSPVDFLIKWNPRKQDKAYWLELAEQKGRWEEPREGKRIATFSLQVSRQWQGYEYSVRQVIRLTERTIDKQGQILLVPEIDLEGWWTSLDISEGDIIQLYADHGTSEQFHSEFKTDMDIERLPSGKFATNALVLGASVLAYNILRWIGQNGLLGPTSPKRNKAKRRRIKTVMQELMYVAARIIRTSRYIKIGFGKGCRSLQAFETVYQKLAYG, encoded by the coding sequence ATGAAGCGCTTCAAAATTGAACAATCAGATGCAGATATCATCAGCCACAGTGGCCTGGCACTGATCGGTCAGGCCATAAAACGCCACACGAAGCTGAGTAGCCAGCTGGATGCAAGCATCCCGTTACGCCATGGCATCAAGCATTCTGATGTCATCAAGAGCTACCTGGCATTACTGAGTATCGGAAAAAGCGATTTTGAGGCCATCAATACCATTGAGAGTGAATTCTATTTCATGAGCGCGATGGATATCAATGACATCCCTTGCGAAGCGACACTGCGCCAACGCATGGATAAACATGCGGAACACTTTTTGCCCATCGTCGAGAGAGCCAGCCGGGATTTTCTGAGCAATATCCAACCTACGCTACGGCCCTTGCCCACCGGACATATTCCGATCGATGCCGATGTGACCCCGATGGATAATTCGGGCAGCCACAAAGAAGGCGTATCGAGAACCTATAAGGGACATGACGGGTTTGCCCCCATGGCGGTATACCTCGGCCAGGAAGGCTATTGTATCGGCTTTGACTTTCGTGAAGGCAAGCAGCATTGCCAGAAAGACACACCGGCCTTGCTGGCAAAGACCTTGCGACAGGCCCGGGAAATCACAACGCAGCCCCTTTTGCTCAGGCTCGATGGCGGCAACGATTCCATCGAGAACATCGACGTCATCCTCGAGCACAGCGAAGACCATAAAACCCAGTCCCCTGTTGATTTCCTCATCAAATGGAATCCCCGCAAACAGGATAAAGCCTATTGGCTTGAGCTTGCGGAACAAAAAGGACGATGGGAAGAGCCACGGGAAGGCAAGCGGATAGCCACTTTCAGTCTGCAGGTTTCGCGGCAATGGCAAGGTTATGAGTATTCGGTACGGCAGGTCATTCGTCTAACTGAAAGAACCATTGATAAACAGGGGCAGATATTGCTGGTTCCCGAGATTGATCTTGAAGGATGGTGGACAAGCCTGGACATCAGTGAAGGCGATATCATTCAGCTTTATGCGGATCATGGTACATCGGAACAGTTCCACAGCGAATTTAAAACTGACATGGATATCGAACGCTTGCCCTCCGGGAAATTCGCCACCAATGCGTTGGTATTGGGAGCCAGTGTGCTGGCCTACAATATCCTGCGCTGGATTGGGCAAAACGGCTTGTTGGGTCCAACGTCTCCGAAACGCAACAAAGCGAAAAGGCGACGGATCAAGACAGTGATGCAAGAGCTGATGTATGTTGCCGCACGCATCATCCGAACATCGCGCTACATCAAGATAGGCTTTGGCAAAGGTTGCCGTTCACTTCAGGCCTTTGAAACGGTGTATCAGAAACTGGCCTATGGATAA
- the tnpC gene encoding IS66 family transposase has protein sequence MRIDGVDIEITLAQVRAQLEQEKDLSPALRASIEMMLMLFVVLLNRLGLNSRNSSQPPASDPNRPRSQRVRSSRPSGGQPGHVGKTLRPVEHPDEIEVLKIDRRRLPKGCYTEAGFETRQVFDIDISRIVTEYRAQILENESGQRFVASFPEGVDKKVQYGSGLKAHAVYLSQYQLLPYKRIQDYFADQLGIPLSDGSLVNFNREAFTRLAAFEAISKTALAKAVSAHADETGVNIDGKRHWLHGLSNADWTHYQVHSKRGQEAMDAIGILPRFRGVLCHDHWKPYYRYRDCTHALCNAHHLRELERAFEQDGQQWAEAMGKLLREIHQAVENAGGILPLTEANAYRQRYRDVLEAGQLECPEPEKPPDNKPRGRIKRSKARNLLERLMAYEDDVLRFMVDVNVPFTNNQAENDIRMTKVQQKISGCFRSLEGAAMFCRIRGYLSTCRKQGVTASEALRLVFDRKLPAFALAISEN, from the coding sequence GTGCGGATCGACGGCGTCGATATCGAGATCACCCTGGCACAGGTCAGGGCGCAACTGGAGCAGGAGAAAGACCTATCTCCGGCACTCCGCGCCAGTATCGAGATGATGCTCATGTTGTTCGTCGTGTTACTCAACCGTCTCGGGCTCAATAGCCGCAACAGCAGTCAGCCGCCGGCATCGGATCCCAATCGGCCACGCAGCCAGCGTGTGCGCTCAAGCCGACCTTCCGGTGGCCAGCCGGGGCACGTGGGCAAGACCTTGCGCCCGGTCGAGCATCCCGATGAGATCGAGGTCCTCAAGATCGATCGTCGTCGCTTGCCGAAAGGCTGCTATACCGAGGCGGGTTTCGAGACTCGCCAGGTTTTTGATATCGACATCAGCCGGATCGTGACCGAGTATCGGGCGCAGATCCTGGAGAATGAATCAGGCCAACGTTTTGTGGCTTCATTCCCGGAAGGGGTGGATAAGAAGGTGCAGTATGGTTCCGGCCTCAAGGCCCATGCCGTCTATCTGTCCCAATATCAGCTCTTGCCCTACAAGCGGATCCAGGATTACTTTGCCGATCAGTTGGGCATCCCTTTGAGCGATGGTTCACTGGTGAACTTCAATCGCGAGGCATTTACCCGCCTGGCGGCCTTTGAGGCGATCAGCAAAACGGCATTGGCCAAAGCCGTGTCCGCTCATGCCGACGAGACCGGGGTCAACATTGATGGCAAACGCCATTGGCTGCATGGTCTGTCCAATGCTGATTGGACGCATTATCAGGTCCACAGTAAGCGAGGCCAGGAGGCGATGGACGCGATCGGGATCCTGCCACGGTTCCGCGGTGTGCTGTGTCATGACCATTGGAAACCCTATTACCGTTATCGGGACTGCACCCATGCCCTGTGCAATGCCCACCACCTGCGCGAACTGGAACGAGCATTCGAGCAGGACGGACAACAATGGGCGGAAGCGATGGGCAAGCTGCTCAGAGAGATTCATCAGGCCGTCGAGAACGCTGGCGGCATCCTGCCGCTGACCGAGGCCAATGCTTACCGGCAGCGCTACCGAGATGTGCTCGAGGCGGGGCAACTGGAATGCCCTGAGCCGGAAAAACCACCCGACAACAAGCCTCGGGGGCGGATCAAGCGGAGCAAGGCCCGCAATCTGCTGGAGCGTCTGATGGCCTATGAAGACGATGTGCTGCGTTTCATGGTGGACGTCAATGTGCCGTTCACGAACAATCAGGCGGAGAACGATATCCGTATGACCAAAGTGCAGCAGAAGATCTCCGGCTGCTTCCGCAGCCTGGAGGGTGCCGCGATGTTTTGCCGCATACGGGGATATCTATCGACCTGCCGAAAGCAGGGGGTCACGGCTTCGGAGGCGTTGCGCCTAGTATTCGATCGCAAGCTACCGGCTTTTGCTCTGGCGATCTCTGAGAATTAG
- a CDS encoding bifunctional sulfate adenylyltransferase/adenylylsulfate kinase, translating into MNQLITPYGGSLKDLYDQDASGRAEAEALTLRSWTLNHRQLCDVELLLCGGFSPLEGFMLQKDYLRVLTEMRLADGTLWPIPVTLDVNEIFAEKVHEGERIALRTTEGMLVAVMEVAEHWRPDKIRESEAVFGTIDRAHPGVSYLHERVGNIYLGGRLIGVFEPIHFDFKALRFTPRQLREEFARRGWSRIVAFQTRNPMHRAHVELTLRAAQQVEANLLLHPVVGMTKPGDVDHYTRVRCYQHALRRLPIQTSMLSLLPLAMRMSGPREALWHAIIRRNYGCTHFIVGRDHASPGKDSKGCEFYGPYDAHSLLLKYRDELGIEIVPFQTLVYVEERAEYVPDTEVDEKETVKSISGTELRRRLRCGLDIPEWFTYPEIKDELCRTHPPRYKQGFTVFFTGLSGAGKSVLANALVVKLMETGGRPVTLLDGDVVRIHLSSELGYSKEHRDLNVRRIGFVASEITKNGGIAVCASIAPYAATRRYVREIIETYGGFVEVYVSTALSICEARDRKELYVKARAGLINGVTGIDDPYEIPVDPEMIVDAAELSPEQAIQQLLLKLESMGLVGHIS; encoded by the coding sequence ATGAATCAACTCATAACTCCCTATGGTGGATCACTGAAGGATCTCTACGATCAGGACGCTAGCGGCCGAGCGGAGGCCGAAGCGCTGACTTTGCGGAGTTGGACGCTAAACCACAGACAGCTCTGTGATGTGGAGTTACTTCTGTGTGGAGGGTTTTCACCGCTGGAAGGATTCATGTTGCAAAAGGATTATCTCCGTGTACTGACCGAGATGCGGCTTGCTGATGGCACATTATGGCCGATCCCTGTGACATTGGATGTAAATGAGATCTTTGCGGAAAAGGTACACGAAGGCGAGCGCATAGCGCTGAGAACTACCGAAGGGATGCTGGTGGCTGTGATGGAGGTAGCCGAGCATTGGAGACCGGATAAGATTAGAGAATCCGAGGCGGTATTCGGGACGATTGATCGTGCGCACCCCGGAGTTAGCTATCTGCACGAAAGGGTGGGAAATATTTATCTCGGTGGGCGGTTGATCGGGGTTTTTGAGCCAATTCATTTTGATTTCAAAGCTCTGCGTTTCACGCCACGGCAGTTACGTGAGGAGTTCGCCAGGCGTGGATGGTCGCGCATAGTAGCTTTTCAGACGCGAAACCCAATGCACCGTGCGCATGTTGAACTTACTCTGCGGGCGGCACAACAGGTTGAGGCAAATCTGCTCCTGCACCCTGTAGTCGGCATGACCAAACCAGGCGATGTAGACCATTACACGCGAGTCAGATGTTATCAACATGCCTTACGCCGATTGCCGATACAAACGAGCATGCTGTCGTTGCTGCCGTTGGCGATGCGAATGAGCGGACCACGAGAAGCGCTGTGGCACGCTATTATTCGCCGAAATTACGGCTGTACGCATTTTATCGTTGGGCGTGATCATGCTAGTCCGGGCAAAGACAGCAAAGGTTGCGAATTCTATGGTCCATATGATGCTCACTCACTACTGCTGAAATATCGAGATGAGTTGGGAATAGAAATCGTTCCATTTCAGACATTGGTGTATGTTGAGGAACGTGCTGAATATGTGCCGGATACTGAAGTCGATGAAAAGGAGACGGTTAAGTCAATTTCCGGGACGGAATTGAGAAGACGTCTGCGTTGTGGCTTGGACATCCCTGAGTGGTTTACTTATCCTGAAATCAAAGACGAGTTATGTCGTACACATCCGCCAAGATACAAGCAAGGTTTCACAGTGTTTTTCACTGGTTTGTCAGGGGCTGGCAAGTCGGTTTTGGCCAATGCGCTGGTAGTAAAACTCATGGAAACGGGGGGGCGGCCTGTAACACTGCTTGATGGCGATGTCGTGCGCATACATTTGTCCAGCGAACTGGGTTATTCCAAGGAGCATCGTGATTTGAACGTGCGTCGCATTGGTTTCGTAGCCAGTGAAATTACCAAGAATGGAGGGATTGCCGTCTGCGCATCTATCGCACCTTATGCAGCAACACGCCGGTACGTACGAGAGATTATCGAGACATACGGCGGGTTCGTCGAGGTTTATGTATCCACAGCTCTTAGTATTTGTGAAGCTCGGGACCGTAAAGAGCTATATGTCAAGGCACGGGCGGGATTGATCAACGGTGTCACTGGTATCGACGATCCTTATGAGATTCCGGTCGATCCAGAGATGATTGTTGATGCGGCCGAATTGTCGCCCGAGCAGGCAATCCAGCAATTGCTGCTCAAGCTGGAATCTATGGGATTGGTAGGGCACATCAGCTAA
- a CDS encoding proton-conducting transporter transmembrane domain-containing protein, whose translation MNESISQPWLTSAWLALMPLGLFLAALPRVQATRYSALNARNRVRLAAIWALFAALAADIGFLMGAQASPVIELPLPGVSFGLPLSIDVNGLTMVLATLVAFVIAMIAHYSVQYLDGDPQQARFVRLLAFTGGFFLLVVMAGNIGLFTIAIIATGFSLHKLLKFYVERPKAIMAAHKKSIFSRTADFCLIGASILIGQGVGSLQFEAIRRFAERSDNLPASLQIAAWLIVIAVILKSAHFPFQGWLVQVMEAPTPVSALMHAGVVYSGAIIALRTSSLLVRVPDALIFLAAAGLLTVIIASLVMTTQTAIKSMLAWSTTAQLGFMSLELGLGLFPLALLHLIGHSLYKAHAFLSSGSVTDQLRQVPPGGKKIPSLGHWALAVALGALISGGGAWAFGENPLLNPTWIALVAIIAVAVSQILVKGFQFDALIDRLTALAVAMSMGLIYLLLHTLFVWGFSADTASLVATGNPAQLSLVWVTVAGFLLLSWIQGPGRTLLPKRMQLTLFTHLYNGLYVDLWVDRFSHRFWSERVGVELPRKNLALESMESTALNHEILNNSGGAQ comes from the coding sequence ATGAACGAAAGTATTAGTCAACCTTGGCTCACCAGCGCTTGGCTGGCCTTGATGCCATTAGGGCTGTTCTTGGCCGCTTTGCCAAGGGTTCAGGCCACACGATACTCGGCATTGAACGCCCGAAATCGGGTACGCCTAGCGGCTATCTGGGCTCTCTTCGCTGCTCTGGCAGCTGATATTGGTTTTTTGATGGGCGCTCAGGCCAGTCCAGTTATAGAGCTCCCCCTGCCGGGGGTGAGTTTCGGTTTGCCGCTATCTATTGATGTCAATGGACTGACAATGGTGTTAGCCACGCTAGTTGCTTTTGTGATTGCCATGATTGCTCACTACAGTGTGCAGTACCTGGATGGCGATCCTCAACAAGCCCGTTTCGTCCGCTTACTGGCCTTCACTGGAGGGTTTTTCTTATTGGTGGTTATGGCTGGAAACATCGGTCTATTTACTATTGCCATCATCGCCACAGGCTTCAGTCTGCACAAGCTCCTCAAATTTTATGTGGAGCGGCCCAAGGCCATTATGGCTGCGCACAAAAAGTCCATCTTCAGCCGGACAGCGGATTTTTGTCTGATTGGTGCATCCATCCTCATCGGCCAAGGGGTAGGAAGCCTACAGTTCGAGGCTATTCGTCGGTTTGCGGAACGATCAGACAACCTACCTGCATCATTGCAGATAGCGGCGTGGCTGATCGTGATTGCGGTCATACTGAAAAGTGCTCACTTTCCCTTTCAGGGTTGGTTGGTTCAGGTCATGGAAGCACCTACACCCGTTTCGGCGCTGATGCATGCGGGTGTGGTCTATAGCGGCGCCATTATCGCCTTACGGACGAGTTCGCTCTTGGTGCGCGTTCCTGATGCCCTGATCTTTTTGGCTGCCGCGGGACTCTTGACCGTCATCATCGCTTCATTGGTCATGACGACACAGACCGCCATCAAATCGATGTTGGCTTGGTCTACTACTGCGCAGCTAGGCTTCATGTCTCTAGAGTTGGGACTCGGGCTCTTTCCTTTGGCCCTTCTCCATTTGATAGGACACTCTCTCTATAAAGCTCATGCCTTTCTGTCTTCGGGGAGTGTCACGGATCAGCTGCGGCAGGTGCCGCCCGGTGGGAAAAAAATTCCCAGCTTGGGACATTGGGCCTTGGCGGTGGCTCTAGGCGCACTGATCTCTGGCGGTGGCGCTTGGGCCTTCGGAGAGAACCCCCTGCTGAACCCTACTTGGATTGCATTAGTCGCCATCATAGCGGTAGCTGTATCCCAAATCTTGGTGAAGGGGTTCCAGTTCGACGCTCTGATCGACCGTCTTACGGCACTGGCTGTAGCTATGAGTATGGGGCTTATATATCTGCTGTTGCACACGCTGTTTGTGTGGGGTTTTTCTGCGGATACAGCAAGCCTGGTGGCAACCGGTAATCCCGCTCAGCTCAGCCTTGTTTGGGTGACCGTAGCCGGTTTCCTGTTGCTCAGCTGGATCCAGGGACCGGGGCGGACCTTGCTACCAAAGCGGATGCAACTGACCCTCTTTACCCATCTTTATAACGGTCTTTATGTCGATCTCTGGGTGGATCGGTTTTCCCATCGATTCTGGTCAGAAAGGGTTGGAGTGGAGCTGCCCCGTAAGAATCTGGCTTTGGAATCCATGGAATCAACGGCTCTCAATCACGAAATTCTGAATAATTCAGGAGGTGCACAATGA